Proteins found in one Oncorhynchus gorbuscha isolate QuinsamMale2020 ecotype Even-year linkage group LG15, OgorEven_v1.0, whole genome shotgun sequence genomic segment:
- the LOC123996981 gene encoding sperm acrosome membrane-associated protein 4-like, whose product MSQLLCHLLLLCLVPSVVPLFCFTCVFPAISPLDCIKFPQKCPPGQQCLSSKAVGKRGEFSVTLYEKSCVLSALCGLTGEKYAMGLNFTFTNDCCSTHLCNGAAAPSALYWTGSALALLSFTLSL is encoded by the exons ATGTCGCAGCTTCTATGCCATCTGCTTTTACTGTGTCTGGTACCATCTGTGG TTCCTCTGTTTTGCTTCACCTGTGTCTTCCCTGCCATCTCCCCACTGGACTGTATCAAGTTCCCTCAGAAGTGTCCTCCAGGTCAGCAATGTCTGTCCAGCAAAGCTGTGGGGAAGCGTG GAGAGTTCAGTGTGACACTGTATGAGAAGAGCTGTGTCCTCTCCGCCCTGTGTGGCCTGACTGGTGAGAAGTACGCCATGGGCCTCAACTTCACCTTTACCAATGACTGCTGTTCCACCCACCTGTGTAATGGAGCTGCAGCCCCCTCTGCCCTCTACTGGACTGGCTctgctctcgctctcctctcattcactctctcacTGTGA